The Streptococcus iniae genome contains the following window.
AATCAATCGCTTCATCGTAAGCAACACGTTTGAACGGTTGCTCGATGTAACTTTTGAGCAAGTCAACATCACGTTCTAACATTTCAAGTGCCTGTGGGGCACGGTCGATAACACCTTGAATAAGAGCTTTAACATAAGCTTCTTGAAGATCGAGTGATTGGTCATGGTTAAGGAATGAATATTCTGCATCCATCATCCAGAATTCAGTCAAATGACGTCTTGTCTTAGATTTCTCAGCACGAAAAACCGGACCAAAGTCAAAAACGCGACCAAGAGCCATTGCTCCTGCTTCAAGATAAAGTTGACCAGATTGGCTCAAGTATGCTGGAGTTCCAAAATAATCTGTTTCAAATAATTCTGTTGAATCTTCTGCTGCATTGCCAGATAAGATGGGACTATCAAATTTGATAAAGCCATTTTGATCAAAGAAATCATAAGTTGCATAAATAATAGCATTTCGAATTTGCATGATTGCCATTTGTTTGCGTGAACGTAACCAGAGATGGCGGTTATCCATCAAGAAATCTGTTCCATGTTCTTTCGGTGTAATTGGATAATCTACTGATTCTCCAATTATTTCTAAGTCTGTAATATCTAGTTCGTAGCCAAATTTAGAACGGGTATCTTCTTTAACCACACCTGTTACATAAACAGATGTTTCTTGGCTAAGTCGTTTAATCATATCAAACTTAGCTGCCCCTTCTTCTTCACCAAATTTTTCAATAAAATTTGGTTTAAAAGCAACTGCTTGGAAAAAAGCTGTTCCATCTCGTAGTTGCAAGAAAGCAAGTTTACCTTTTCCAGATTTGTTAGCCACCCATGCACCAATAGTAATTTCTTGACCAAGATGCTTTTTAACATCATTAATTGTTACGTATACTTTTGACATAAAATCTCTTTTCTATATTAGTTTCTTATTCTTATTTTTTGTGTGTTTCCATAAAATGATTTAAACGCTTAACGGCTTCTTTTAAGCTATCGATATC
Protein-coding sequences here:
- the asnS gene encoding asparagine--tRNA ligase encodes the protein MSKVYVTINDVKKHLGQEITIGAWVANKSGKGKLAFLQLRDGTAFFQAVAFKPNFIEKFGEEEGAAKFDMIKRLSQETSVYVTGVVKEDTRSKFGYELDITDLEIIGESVDYPITPKEHGTDFLMDNRHLWLRSRKQMAIMQIRNAIIYATYDFFDQNGFIKFDSPILSGNAAEDSTELFETDYFGTPAYLSQSGQLYLEAGAMALGRVFDFGPVFRAEKSKTRRHLTEFWMMDAEYSFLNHDQSLDLQEAYVKALIQGVIDRAPQALEMLERDVDLLKSYIEQPFKRVAYDEAIDLLQEHENDDDTDYDHIEHGDDFGSPHETWISNYFGVPTFVVNYPASFKAFYMKPVPGNPERVLCADLLAPEGYGEIIGGSLREDDYDALVAKMDALEMDKSEYEFYLDLRKYGSVPHGGFGIGIERMVTFVAGTKHIREAIPFPRMLHRIKP